A region of Antedon mediterranea chromosome 8, ecAntMedi1.1, whole genome shotgun sequence DNA encodes the following proteins:
- the LOC140057778 gene encoding uncharacterized protein, translated as MNINQKDNSEVYTKRMKYKCEHCGIKLELNELKTHMGLHAEVNQFQCQQCGMIFNNKDDLETHVVMHKRETHGYECEECSQKFNNIFQLEAHLRIHAGGDTTFESRKITPDIQTQELTIYRKILPKGIPPIECQPGKIGKIKFQCESCGKVLNQRSDLKRHMRIHTGEMPYECKLCGKKFNVNSNLKVHMRIHTGEVACECEHCGKKFNQKSNLKVHLRTHTRETPFGCQYCGKKFNKSASLEAHLRLHTGDTPYECEDCGKKFNRSGSLKAHIKMHSAEKPFKCEYCEKKFNHSCHLKTHLRIHTGETPFQCEYCGKKFIHNSGLKVHLRSHTGEKPNERHGKTNKVPFQCEYCGKEFSNNSDLRRHLRIHTGETPYECAFCGRKFNVNSNLKVHLRIHTDEMLYICKYCGQKFKEKGTLKIHLSKHTTKEK; from the coding sequence atgaatattaaccAAAAGGACAATTCTGAAGTATACACAAAGAGAATGAAATACAAATGTGAACACTGCGGGATAAAACTTGAGTTAAATGAGCTTAAAACACATATGGGATTACATGCTGAAGTCAATCAGTTTCAGTGTCAACAATGCGGAATGATATtcaataataaagatgatttaGAAACTCATGTGGTAATGCATAAACGAGAGACTCATGGTTATGAATGCGAAGAGTGTAGCCAGAAATTTAACAATATATTCCAGTTAGAAGCTCATTTGAGAATTCACGCAGGTGGTGATACAACATTTGAATCTAGGAAAATAACACCTGATATTCAAACTCAAGAGTTAACAATATATAGGAAGATATTACCAAAAGGAATACCGCCGATAGAATGCCAGCCAGGAAAGATTGGGAAAATAAAATTTCAGTGTGAAAGTTGCGGAAAGGTGTTAAATCAACGTAGTGATTTGAAAAGACATATGCGAATACATACGGGAGAGATGCCGTATGAGTGTAAACTATGCGGGAAAAAATTCAACGTTAACAGTAATTTAAAAGTGCACATGAGGATACATACAGGAGAAGTTGCATGTGAGTGTGAACACTGTGGGAAAAAATTTAACCAGAAAAGTAATTTAAAGGTGCATTTGAGAACTCATACGAGAGAGACACCTTTCGGATGTCAATATTGcggaaagaaatttaataagagTGCTAGTTTAGAAGCACATTTGAGACTTCACACAGGAGACACGCCGTACGAGTGTGAAGATTGCGGGAAGAAATTTAATCGTAGCGGAAGTTTAAAAGCGCATATAAAAATGCATTCTGCTGAGAAACCATTCAAATGCGAATATTGCGAAAAGAAATTCAATCATAGCTGCCATTTGAAGACGCACTTACGAATTCACACGGGAGAAACTCCTTTCCAATGTGAATACTGCGGAAAAAAATTTATCCATAATAGTGGTTTAAAAGTTCATTTGAGGTCACACACCGGGGAGAAACCAAATGAACGTCATGGAAAAACGAACAAGGTTCCATTTCAATGCGAGTATTGTGGGAAGGAGTTCAGTAACAATAGTGATCTACGACGACATTTGCGAATACACACCGGagaaacaccatatgaatgCGCCTTTTGTGGAAGGAAGTTTAACGTTAACAGTAATTTAAAGGTGCATTTGAGGATTCATACGGATGAGATGCTgtatatatgcaaatattgcGGACAGAAATTCAAAGAGAAAGGTACATTGAAGATTCATCTTTCAAAACACACGACAAAAGAGAAATAA